The Caldicellulosiruptor changbaiensis genome has a segment encoding these proteins:
- a CDS encoding site-2 protease family protein has protein sequence MILPNILTVLLRIPGLLFAISVHEAAHGYVAYLQGDDLPKRQGRITLNPLPHIDIFGIIALMLFGFGWAKPVVTDPRNYKNPKVGMGLTALAGPVANILSAIVFAIVLKYIDKYNLVSNRYVLIMLQQTYLINVYLAIFNLLPIPPLDGSKILFIFAPAKYIEFYYRFELIGQIILIACIFFAPYLLSFVLQPIAYFVFTFIDFILKLFP, from the coding sequence ATGATTTTGCCAAATATTTTAACTGTGCTACTTCGAATTCCTGGGCTTTTGTTTGCAATCTCTGTCCACGAGGCAGCTCATGGATATGTTGCTTATTTGCAAGGAGATGATCTTCCAAAAAGGCAGGGAAGAATTACGTTAAATCCGCTGCCGCATATTGATATTTTTGGAATAATTGCTTTGATGTTATTTGGTTTTGGGTGGGCAAAACCTGTTGTCACTGACCCAAGAAACTACAAAAATCCAAAGGTTGGAATGGGGCTTACAGCTTTAGCAGGGCCTGTTGCAAATATTCTCTCAGCAATTGTATTTGCTATAGTATTGAAGTATATTGACAAGTACAACCTTGTTTCAAATAGATATGTTTTGATTATGCTGCAACAAACGTATTTAATCAATGTATATCTTGCTATATTCAATCTTTTGCCAATACCACCACTTGACGGGTCTAAGATCTTGTTTATATTTGCACCCGCAAAATATATAGAATTCTACTATAGATTCGAATTAATTGGACAGATAATACTCATTGCATGTATATTTTTTGCACCGTATTTGCTTTCATTTGTCTTACAGCCAATTGCTTATTTTGTCTTTACTTTTATTGATTTTATCTTAAAGCTATTTCCTTAA
- the lysA gene encoding diaminopimelate decarboxylase → MQLRYGLEISHKGNLSWEGIDLLDLIEMYGTPLYVMNERMIRENINRFKNALEKYFGQNGLVIYASKAFCTKAMCQIAKQEGIGLDVVSGGELFTALSVDFPTDKIFFHGNNKTYGELEMAVENGVKIVIDNFDELEMLSVICKTKSKKANVLIRVKPGIEAHTHEFIRTGQIDSKFGVALENGEAFSMVKKILEMDELKLIGLHCHIGSQIFETAPFKLAARVMLEFILKIKRELNYEIDILDLGGGFGIKYTAFDQPPQIEKFIEAISEEIEEFCQQKGLKKPFIVLEPGRSIVGEAGITLYTIGSIKEIPNVRNYASVDGGMTDNPRYALYQAKYDAYVVENPIGEKVKVYTIAGRCCESGDILIKDIKLPELKTGQHLAILATGAYNYSMSSNYNRFPRPAVVLLKDSQVRVIVKRETYEDIVRNDLEI, encoded by the coding sequence ATGCAACTTCGATATGGACTTGAAATTTCCCATAAAGGCAATCTTTCGTGGGAAGGAATTGACCTTCTTGATTTAATAGAGATGTATGGAACACCTCTTTATGTTATGAATGAGAGAATGATTAGGGAAAATATAAATAGATTCAAAAATGCATTAGAAAAATATTTTGGACAAAACGGGCTGGTAATCTATGCATCAAAGGCGTTTTGTACAAAAGCAATGTGCCAGATTGCAAAACAAGAGGGAATAGGGCTTGACGTTGTGTCAGGTGGGGAGTTGTTTACTGCTCTTTCAGTAGACTTTCCAACTGATAAGATATTTTTCCATGGAAATAATAAGACATATGGTGAACTTGAAATGGCAGTTGAAAATGGAGTAAAAATTGTAATTGACAACTTTGACGAGCTTGAGATGCTAAGTGTTATCTGCAAAACAAAATCAAAGAAAGCAAATGTTCTCATCAGGGTAAAGCCGGGAATTGAAGCACACACTCATGAATTTATCCGAACAGGTCAGATAGACTCTAAGTTTGGTGTTGCTCTTGAAAACGGCGAGGCATTTTCAATGGTAAAAAAGATTTTAGAGATGGATGAGCTAAAACTGATAGGTCTTCACTGTCATATAGGTTCTCAGATTTTTGAGACAGCACCGTTTAAGCTTGCAGCAAGGGTTATGCTTGAGTTTATATTAAAAATAAAGAGAGAGCTTAATTATGAAATAGATATTTTAGATTTAGGTGGTGGATTTGGAATTAAATATACTGCTTTTGACCAGCCACCTCAAATAGAAAAATTTATAGAGGCTATATCTGAAGAAATAGAAGAGTTTTGCCAGCAAAAAGGGCTCAAAAAACCTTTTATAGTCTTAGAGCCAGGTCGTTCAATTGTAGGTGAGGCAGGAATTACTCTTTATACAATTGGAAGCATAAAAGAAATTCCTAATGTGAGAAACTATGCATCTGTTGACGGTGGGATGACAGACAATCCACGCTATGCTCTTTACCAGGCAAAGTATGATGCATATGTTGTTGAAAATCCAATTGGCGAAAAAGTAAAGGTGTACACAATTGCAGGAAGGTGTTGTGAGTCAGGAGACATTTTAATAAAAGACATTAAATTACCAGAACTCAAAACTGGTCAGCATCTTGCTATTTTGGCGACAGGGGCATATAATTATTCTATGTCGAGCAATTACAACAGGTTCCCACGCCCTGCAGTTGTACTTTTAAAAGACAGTCAGGTTAGAGTAATTGTAAAGCGAGAGACTTATGAGGATATAGTCAGAAATGATTTGGAAATATAA